One region of Bradyrhizobium betae genomic DNA includes:
- a CDS encoding patatin-like phospholipase family protein: MLDQGSAAPVPASKNAAAVDEETPWCEKHHQIVRDEIAAINTRREPDRRLDIDSLEACQLLDVTGLALSGGGIRSSAVCLGVLQALNHHDLIGRIDYLSTVSGGGYIGTSLCATMTKAQRFVFGERPVGGTATAAEISDTPSVGHLRNYSNYLIPAGARDLLTGVAIVVRGLVANIGLTLPIVLLLAAVTIWSTPLRSCLTVANIFGVSLDNHTLCELHDFSVIDRYGFSTFGLAIAFVMLLCSGLAYFTSRSIRGNGPSVVFAYIAGITLLLGVACDFARFLKVQHFALTLSIAIIGVVLFFGWALKQSFASPGKRQEFRSHWPSMGATFLVLLAVIAFFEFQPFMLGQMFDVAESSAIGGPAAAVAITWIKSLAAVAAPIGVFVTAFRQQFVELLKGNSASSQWGSLLLAVVARVALWIAGLALPLVIWVAYLYLSYWGISNDLFERCPSALGAVSQRECLANAKSNTPSGSLAGKIQFDASKGILSAEITPKAAPPVVADSERLTPTWHAPAWLLFLAQKAGHVVQVQLPGLFRGTASELSYSFSLPMVILYTFAGVVLFAVSFCLTPNANSLHRLYRDRLSKAFLFDPTRSADGGIARAEASLDQGRDFRTLDRMKLTDLYAAPVEGDRIPGQSAAPRLHAPYQLINTALNIQGSDFANRRGRNADFFVFSALNVGSEATGYAPTGLVQDDEQSLDLATAMAISGAAASANMGSSSIKALTPTLALLNVRLGYWLKNPRYVDDRVRPQRRSTPLYFWSEISGRLYENSDSVYLTDGGHIENLGVYELLRRRCKVIIAVDAEADAPMNFGSLMRLQRYARIDLGVRIDLPWTPIRESTRALMARNADKAGDPGAADEHDEAARARVHVAIGTIDYGGMTKAISYTSNRRSTATRTTTSGTMRGETTASRTKPRGTSSFRKSSSRSTARWASTWRTASCLAIIRWRSAAASVRGPPASPRRASPRSTRSAARWDGRSSSGRQSWRARALCWIWGRAAVKHLLNGLKGPRRRGQRAEPDALDPRQSGFQMS; the protein is encoded by the coding sequence ATGCTCGATCAGGGATCTGCCGCGCCGGTTCCGGCGTCAAAGAACGCTGCCGCGGTCGACGAGGAAACGCCCTGGTGCGAAAAGCACCATCAGATCGTTCGCGATGAAATCGCTGCGATCAACACGCGGCGGGAGCCTGACCGACGCCTCGATATCGACAGCCTTGAAGCCTGCCAGTTGCTCGACGTCACCGGGCTCGCATTGTCCGGGGGCGGCATTCGCTCGTCGGCCGTCTGCCTCGGCGTGCTGCAGGCGTTGAACCACCACGATCTGATCGGGCGGATCGATTATCTCTCCACGGTGTCGGGCGGCGGCTATATCGGCACCTCTCTCTGCGCCACCATGACAAAGGCGCAGCGATTCGTATTCGGCGAAAGGCCGGTCGGCGGGACCGCTACGGCCGCCGAGATCAGCGACACGCCTTCGGTCGGACATCTCCGCAACTATTCCAATTATCTGATTCCGGCCGGCGCCCGCGATCTCCTGACCGGAGTTGCGATCGTCGTGCGTGGACTGGTCGCCAATATCGGGCTGACGTTGCCGATCGTGCTGCTGCTTGCCGCCGTCACGATCTGGTCCACGCCGTTGCGAAGTTGCCTGACGGTTGCGAACATCTTCGGTGTCAGCCTCGACAATCACACATTATGCGAGCTGCATGATTTCAGCGTCATCGACCGTTACGGCTTCAGCACATTCGGCCTGGCGATCGCCTTCGTGATGCTGCTTTGCAGCGGGCTCGCCTATTTCACCTCGCGCTCCATTCGCGGCAACGGCCCCAGCGTCGTCTTCGCCTACATTGCCGGGATCACGCTGTTGCTGGGCGTTGCGTGCGACTTCGCGCGCTTTCTCAAGGTTCAGCACTTTGCGCTGACACTTTCGATCGCAATCATCGGAGTCGTCCTGTTTTTCGGATGGGCTCTCAAGCAGTCGTTCGCAAGTCCCGGAAAGCGACAGGAGTTCCGTTCGCACTGGCCGAGCATGGGCGCGACCTTCCTCGTGCTGCTGGCCGTCATCGCCTTCTTCGAGTTTCAGCCCTTCATGCTGGGGCAAATGTTCGACGTCGCCGAGAGCAGCGCGATCGGCGGACCGGCCGCCGCAGTCGCGATCACCTGGATCAAGTCGCTCGCGGCGGTGGCCGCGCCGATCGGTGTCTTCGTCACCGCATTCAGGCAGCAATTCGTGGAATTGTTGAAGGGCAACAGCGCATCCTCGCAATGGGGTTCACTGTTGCTTGCGGTCGTCGCCAGGGTCGCCCTGTGGATCGCGGGCCTCGCGCTTCCGCTCGTCATCTGGGTCGCATACCTCTATCTGTCGTATTGGGGCATCTCCAACGACCTGTTCGAGCGGTGCCCGTCTGCGCTGGGCGCCGTTTCGCAAAGAGAGTGCCTGGCCAACGCCAAATCGAACACGCCGTCCGGCAGCCTGGCCGGCAAGATCCAGTTCGATGCCAGCAAGGGAATCCTGTCGGCCGAGATCACGCCGAAGGCTGCGCCGCCGGTCGTGGCGGATAGCGAGCGGTTGACGCCCACCTGGCATGCTCCCGCCTGGCTGCTGTTCCTGGCGCAGAAAGCAGGGCATGTGGTTCAGGTGCAGCTTCCCGGCCTGTTCCGGGGGACAGCTTCAGAACTCTCCTATTCGTTCAGTCTTCCGATGGTGATCCTGTACACGTTTGCCGGGGTCGTTCTGTTCGCCGTCTCGTTTTGCCTGACGCCGAATGCGAACTCGCTGCATCGGCTCTATCGCGATCGGCTGAGCAAGGCTTTCCTGTTCGATCCGACGCGCTCGGCGGACGGCGGTATCGCGCGCGCCGAAGCCAGCCTCGATCAAGGGCGCGATTTCAGAACGCTCGATCGCATGAAGCTGACCGATCTCTACGCGGCTCCGGTCGAGGGGGACCGCATTCCGGGGCAATCAGCTGCGCCCAGGCTGCACGCGCCCTATCAGCTCATCAATACGGCACTGAATATTCAAGGCTCGGACTTTGCCAACCGGCGCGGCCGCAATGCGGATTTCTTCGTATTCTCCGCCCTGAATGTCGGCAGCGAGGCGACGGGCTATGCGCCCACCGGATTGGTGCAGGACGATGAGCAAAGCCTGGACCTCGCAACCGCGATGGCGATTTCCGGAGCGGCGGCCTCGGCGAACATGGGCTCGAGCTCGATCAAGGCGCTGACGCCGACGCTCGCGCTTCTCAACGTTCGGCTCGGCTATTGGCTGAAGAATCCACGTTACGTCGACGATCGCGTGCGGCCGCAGCGCCGCTCCACGCCGCTTTACTTCTGGTCCGAGATATCGGGGCGCCTGTACGAGAACAGCGACAGCGTCTACCTGACGGATGGCGGTCATATCGAGAATCTCGGCGTCTACGAGCTGCTCCGCCGCCGCTGCAAGGTGATCATCGCGGTCGATGCGGAAGCCGACGCGCCGATGAACTTCGGCTCCCTGATGCGGCTGCAGCGATACGCCCGGATCGATCTCGGCGTCCGGATCGATCTGCCGTGGACGCCAATTCGCGAGTCCACGCGCGCGCTGATGGCGCGCAATGCCGACAAGGCGGGTGATCCCGGCGCGGCCGACGAGCATGACGAGGCCGCCCGAGCTCGCGTTCACGTCGCCATCGGCACCATCGACTATGGGGGGATGACCAAGGCTATCTCGTATACGTCAAATCGTCGCTCAACGGCGACGAGAACGACTACATCCGGGACTATGCGCGGCGAAACGACCGCTTCCCGCACGAAACCACGGGGGACCAGTTCTTTTCGGAAGAGCAGTTCGAGGTCTACCGCGCGCTGGGCTTCCACATGGCGCACGGCTTCCTGTCTGGCGATAATCCGGTGGCGGTCGGCTGCGGCATCAGTCCGCGGACCGCCCGCTTCACCGAGGCGGGCGA